The DNA region TTTTTTTGTGTCAATGTGACCATCTTCGCCAAGAAGCGCAGTTCGCTGAAAACCAGCGGTGTTGCTGCCGTCAACTACTGCTTTTCTCATGACAAAGATTTCATCAAGAATTTTCATGTTCAACAGGAATGCTACTTGCAAAGCCACACCTAACGCGTCAGAGTCAATGTTATGTGGGGGCTCTTCATCAATGTCAACCAAACAATCATTTTGGTCATAACATTCGTAGATGAATGTCTTGTCTTTTGCGCTCTCAAGCTTTGCTGCAACATCAATTTCTCCCATTTCTCCTGCAACACTCGTGAGCTTTCGCATAATAGTATAATCAGGCGTATCAAAACGCAACTGGGACGGACAGTCACAAAATAATTTATGCGTGTCAAGCTGCACATGCAGTTCAAGACCGCACTTGAATCCAAGCTTTTTGTAATCAATCATCTTTTTTTCACCAGTTAGTAGAGAAATGTGTCAACAAGCGAGCGCGTGCCAAACTCTCGTGCCATGTTTGTTTGCATAAGTTCACGCACTTTTTTTGCATCCTTGGTCTGACCAAGCACCCACGCGAGTTTGATAAACGCGGTTTCTGAAAGCATGTCATAACCATTCATAAACCCAATATCACGAAGCACCCTGCCGTTCGAGTACACAAGCAGGCTTGTCCGTCCGTATACACATTGCGAGGTTTGCACAAAAAACACGCCCTTTTTTGCAGCAGCGCGCAAATGAGGTTCCCAAGATGGCGTTGCATTGATTGGCACGTGACCAAAGCCTGTTCCTTCAATCACAAAACCTTTGACGCCGTCTTTGACAAGAAAATCAATCATTTTTGGATTGCTGTTTGGATGCACTTTAATGAGGGCAACGTCCTTGCTAAACTTGTTTGAAAACGTAACCGCACGTTTTTTGTCGCGTTTCTTATAGACCTCACTGAGCAGTTCCATATTGCCATTTGGCCAGATTTTTGCTAATGGAAGCTCGTTTACTGAGCGAAATGCGTCTCTGCGTTCAGTGTGAAGTTTTCTTGCATGGGTTCCACGAATAGCAAAACAATAATCATCATTTGTTGTTGCATGCATTACAACTGCAACTTCAGCAACATCGCTCAAACAATAATGAACCGCGCAGGTAAGGTTCATGACGCCATCAGCACTGCCTCGGTCGCTTGAACGCTGCGCGCCAACAACCGCAATAGGCTTATTGAGCCCTTGAAACGCAAATGAAAGCGCAGACGCGGTGTAGTGCAAAGTGTCAGTGCCGTGCGTTACAATCACTGCATCTGAGGTTTTAAGCTCTTTATTGACTGCATCACACAATGTTTTGTAATCATCAAAATCCATATCCTCACTAAGCTTAGTAAAAGGAGTGACGAGTTTGAGGTTGCAAAGTTGCAATAGTTTTGGATTAATAGAAAGAAATTCCTCAGGTTTTGAAAGAGCGCGCACGGCGCCGGTCTGGTAATCAACTTTTGACGCAATGGTGCCGCCTGTTGCAACAATGCTGATTGTTGGCAATTTCTTGTTAAAAGACGCCTTAATTTTTTGTGAAGTTGTTTTTGACCTCTTCTGAGGCACAATTTTTTTGATGCGCGAAAAGTCAATGCCAATATTATATCCGTTGGCAAGTTTAAGAACCAGCGTTTTTGCCTGCTCATCAGGTGAAGGCATAATTGTTCCTTCATATTCCTTACCTGCGCACAAAACGCGAACATCCTGCGGGATTGAGAGTGTTTTTCCTGCAAGCGTGTTAATTTTTTTAGCGTACATCAAAACAAACCTAGCGCATTCTCATTTATAATTGTTCTTGCACAAAATCGGCAAAAATAAATGCGTGTGCGTACAGGAATTAAGAGATTAAAGAAATATATTTAAACAAGAACTGCTAAGAAAAGAGTGGACGCAATTTTCTTTGGAGCAGTGGTAACTTTGAGCACTTATTCCAATCAATATAGTCTCACAGGTATAAATGCTTTTTATAGTGAAGAATATCAACTTCACGTATAAAAACCTTTATGGTAAAAAAGATAGGGGGAGTCGCAAAATGGACTTCATAGTACAAAACGCATTGGATAAAAAAGATATAATGGGAATCGAAGCAGGTCTTGAAAGTCAAGCAACAATCAAAGTAGTGGGTTCAGGGGGTTGTGGTAACAACATGGTTCACTGGTTGTACCACAAAGGAGTGAGTGGTGCTGAAATCATCGCCATGAACACTGACACGCAACACTTAGATGCTCGCGACGCTGACGTCAAGATTCTGCTTGGAAAAGAAATAACTAGCGGACTAGGTGCAGGAGGCTATCCTGACGTGGGCGCAAACGCTGCTCGCGAGTCTGCAAACGAAATCAAAGAAGGTTTGCGCGGAACAGACATGCTCTTTATCTGCGCAGGACTTGGAGGAGGAACCGGAACTGGCTCAGCTCCTGAGATTGCAAAGATTGCGCGTGACATGGGTTCAATTGTTATTGGAACGGTTACCATGCCATTCAAGATTGAGCGAGCTCGCATTGAGAAAGCTGAATTTGGTCTTTCACAACTGCGCCAAGTCTGCGACACGGTCATCGTGGTTGACAACAACCGCCTTGTTGAGCTTGCCGGTAACCTGCCTGTTGAGAAAGCATTTGCTGTTGCAAACGAACTTGTCTCAACCATGATTAAAGCAATTGTAGAAACAATCGCACTGCCATCACTAGTCAACTTAGACTTTGCTGATGTCAAAGCAATCATGTCACAGGGCGGCGTTGCAGCAATTGGTGTTGGCGAAAGCGACACTGAGCGACGCGTAGAAGAGGCAGTAAACAAAGCACTCATGAACCCGTTGCTTGACGTTTCCTACAAAGGCGCTGACGGCGCGTTGATTCACATCACGGGCGGTCCAGACCTCACACTTGAGGAAGTCAACACAGCAGGAGAGCTTATCACAGAAAACCTTGACCAGGATGCAAATGTTATCTGGGGTGCGCGCATCACAGACGACATGAAAGGAAAAATCCGCGTCATGGCAATCGTGACTGGCGTGCGAAGCCCCTACATTCTTGGCGCTCTTGACTACAAGAAGCCAAGCATTCAAGCAGAGCAAGTCAGCGAAGACCTTGGAATTCGAATGATCTAAAGTGAATAGCCCTTCGGGGCTATCCTTACCTTTTTATTTTTAAAGCGTTCTAACAATGATTAGTATGAAAAAATACATTATTTTCTCGGGTAAAGATTACCTCTACATACGAGCAGAAAAAGAAGGTTTGGTAAGTGATAAGTCTTTGTACTGCATGATTGAAAATATTTACAAGCCTAACATGGTTTCTCTTCGCATGAATACTCACGCGCCTGAGCAAAGCTTTTTTGGCAGAATTTTTTCAAAATTCTCAAAAAAGAAATTAGACAAAAAAGATTTAGAAGACATTGCTATTTTAGACTAGGTACCCTCTATGGCGCTCGATATTGTTTCACTCGTTGGATTTGTAGCAGGATTCTTAGGAACCATCGCTACTGTGCCTCAAGTGATTAAAACATTTCAAACCAAAAAAGCAGATGACATCTCACTTGGCATGTATGTGATTCTCACCACAGCCATTTTCTTGTGGGCTGTGTACGGATACTTGCGCGCTGACGCGCCAATTGCAATTGCAAACAGCATATCAACACTGCTCGTTGGCACAGTGCTTGTTATGAAACTCAAATACCGTTAAGCACATCACCTGCTTGTTTTGCCGTACTTTTCAAAAAACACTTTCGTGTCAAGAGGGTAGCGTTTTGGCTCAGGAGGCTTCTCACCCTTAGGTCCAACCGGAATGAGGGCGTGCACATCAATCTTGTCGGGAATAGCGAGAACGCGCTTAACCCACTTCTCATCAAAACTGCCGACCCAGCACGCGCCAAGATCCAATTCTTCTGCGGCAAGCAACAGATTTTGGATTGATGCTGCAATACTTTGTGTTGCAAAAAATTCGGCGCGCGAGCCGTACACGCGCTTTACTCGCTCAATATCTGAGAGTACCACAATGATAAGCGGAGCTTCTGCCATCCAAAACTGGGCGTGGCAAGCACTTGCAAGTTCCAAGCGCATGTGCTCGTCTTCTACGAGAATAAATTTCCAGTTATCCAAGTTTCCTGCTGAAGGCGCGCGGTCTGCAGCATCCAACAATTTGAATATCTGCTCACGCTCAATAGGATAGCTCAAAAAGCGGCGCGTAGAGCGGCGATGCATGAGCGCGTCAAAAAGTTCCATACGTTTTGTACTACTAACGCGGTAAAACTACTAAAACTTTATGAAACAAAAAACCCTAACAAACACTATGGATTACCAAGAGCTTGCAGACGTGTACGAACAGCTTGACAAAACAACAAAAAATCTTGAAAAACGGGATATTATTGCTGATTTCCTCAAGCGCACACCAAAAAGCGAGCTTGCAAACGTGATTCTTTTTCTTAATGGTGAAATTTTTCCAAGCGTGAGCGAAGAAGTGCTTGGCATTGCAGACAAAATGGTGCTTAAAGCACTCTCAAAAATCACCGGAAAAAACGAGAACGCAATCACAAACGTGTGGAAAGAAAAAGGTGATTTAGGTCTTGTAGCAGAACAGGTGGTAAAAAAGAAAACGCAAACCACACTCTCACAAGAAAAACTTACAATTTCATACGTGATGGAAATTTTGCGCGCAATTGCACGCTTTGAAGGAGAGAACAGCACGCAAAAAAAGACCGGAAGTCTTGCAAAACTCCTCAGCTCAGCAAAGCCAAAAGAAGCGCGCTACATCACGCGCACCGCGCTTGGTGACCTGCGCATTGGCGTAGGGTTTGGCATTATCCGCGACGCAATTGTAAAAGCATTTAATGTTGAAAAAGAACACGTCCAGCACGCGTATGATTTTCGTTCAGACCTCAGTGAACTTGTTCTTCTTGCAAAAGAAAGCGGAAACAAAGGACTCAAGAATGTTGACCTTAAAGTAGGAAAGCCGCTTCGACTCATGCTCTACCAAAAAGCGCAGGGAATTAGCAATGGTTTTACGCGCGTTGGTGCGCCCGCTGCAATTGAATACAAGTATGACGGCATGCGCGTGCAATGCCACTTCAAAAAAGGAGAAGTCACGCTTTTCACGCGCCGCCTTGATGACGTGACAAAACAGTTTCCCGACCTTGTTGGCGCACTCAAAGAACACGTGTCATGCAAGGAGTGTATTCTTGAAGGTGAAGCAGTTGCATACAACTCGAAAACAAAAGAGTATGTTCCATTTCAAATTCTTGGAAAACGCATCAAGCGAAAGCACCGTATTGATGAGATTGCAAAAAAAATCCCTGTTGTGCTCTACGTGTTTGACATGCTTTACTTAGAGGGAAAAAACCTGCTTCTTGAACCGTTTAAAAAACGCAGAGCAGCACTCGAGCGTATTGTACGCAAAAAAGCGTGGCAAGTTGAACTTGCAAAACAAGTCATCACAGGAAATGAAGATAAAGCGCAGCGATTTTACAATGAAGCGCTTGAAAAGCATCAGGAAGGTGTGATGATGAAAAAGCTTGATGCACAATACCAACCAGGAAGCAGGGTTGGGTTTGGTGTTAAAGTCAAACCCATTCTCGAACCGCTTGACCTTGTTATTACGGGAGCGATTTGGGGTGAAGGAAAGCGGGGCAAGTGGCTGAGCAGTTATGTTCTTTCATGCAAAAAAGGAGATGTGCTTGCAGAGATTGGCAAAATGGCTACTGGTCTTTCAGAAGAACAATTTGAAGAAGTAACAAAACGACTTGAACCCCTCATCACCAAAACAAGCGGCAAGCGCGTTGAAGTGCAGCCAAAACTCGTTGTTGAAGTGGGGTATGAAGAAATCCAAAAAAGCCCCACATACAGCTCAGGATTTGCCCTTCGTTTTCCGCGCCTGATTCGCTTTCGCGATGATAAAGAAGAGCCTGATGACCTTGAGAGAATCAAGCGAATTTATCAAGACCAAAAATCGCTTTCACAAAAGCAGGCATAGCAAAACAAAACCTATTTTAATCACGCACATGTTGGTAATCCTTAGCAATGATTATCCGAAAAGAACAACTCCACAGGCTCAAAGAATTGTTTAATTTAAACCTCTACGAAGTCAAATTGTGGACTGCTCTTCTTGAAAAAGGTGACGCAAGCGCAGGAGAGTTAAGCAAGCTTGCAGAAGTACCGCGCTCGCGAAGCTATGACATTCTCGAAAGCCTTGAAAAAAAAGGATTCATCCTTGTTAAGCTTGGAAAACCAATCACGTACTCAGCCGTGCACCCTGAAGAAATTGTTGAACGATTCAAAACACGCGTAACCCAGGAGAAATCGCGCATAATAGAACGTATTGACCACATCAAAGAGCATGAACTATTCAAAACCTTAGTAAACACGTACGCACAAAGCGGAACAAGCGCACAGGACAGTAACGCAAACGGCGTGAAAGGCAGACAAAACATTTACGCACGACTGCACGAAATGATGCGAAACGCCAAACACTCAGTGAAGATTGCAACAAGTGAACAAGGCGTGTTTCGAAAAACAAGCGAACTGTCTGACGCAATTAAAAGTGCAAAACAAAATGGAGCAAAAATCCACTTTCTTGTCCCAAGCATGCCAAACACCGAGTACGAAGATATAGTGGTGCGCGAGAATCAAACACTCAACATGCGCTTTGCTCTTGTTGATGATGAACAACTGCTTCTCATCCTCAACCCGGACACCGATGATAAGGAAGCAAACGAACATGGCGTGTGGGTAAAAAGCCCGTACGTTGCTAAAGCGTTCTCAACCATTTTTGATGAGTTTAGTAACTAAAACGTGTGACTTAGTGCTTTTTCAAATGGTGAACTGTCCCGCACGCTACGTGCATTGCTAATTGATTAAATCACCGTTTATACGCATTTACTTTTTGAGCACAATGGTTTTTGCGCGAAGCATGCCCTGCAATTCTTTTATGTCATGCGCGTGTTTTGCTTTAAGAGTCAAACTATCAATTTCTGCACCAAGACTGAGTTGTTGTTTTTGCTTTTCCTCTCGTGTTTTATTGATGAATTCAACAATCTCGTCACCAACGGTTTTGTAGTCTTTTTTAAGATACTTCTTCTCAACAGCAGGCAATTGCTCTAAGTGAATAGATGTTTTTGCTTCAAACAAGCCATGCCAGATTTCTTCAGCAATAAATGGCGTAAAAGGTGCGAGCATGAGCAAACACTCTTTGAGAACCGCGCGAAGCGTGTGGATTGCCGCGTTTTTACTGTCCTCTCCAAACTCTTCAACTCTGTACAAGCGGTGTTTAACCATTTCAATGTAGTAATCTGCAAACACATGCCAAATGAAGTTTCGTGTTGCACGAAGCGCGTTTCCAAACGTACGTGCGTCCATGTTTTTCCAGTACTCTTTTTTGAGCATGTTTAATTCATGCAAGACCCACCTATCGCTTGGCTGTAACTTCTTTGGCCTCAACGCACTTGCGTGGTTTTCAATAAAGCGCGAAATATTCCACAATTTAGTGAGAAACTTGTCAGCATGCTTAAGCTCTTCCCATGAGAAAGGAAAATCATCACTGCCAATAGGCAGGGCTCCCCACTGTCTGACTACATCTCCACCATACTGGGCGAGCACGTCATCAGGGTCAACGGTGTTGCCAAAACTCTTACTCATTTTCCTGCCATCAGTTCCTGCAACCATGCCATGAATGATTGCTTCTTTCCACGGAATTTTTCCGGTTAATTGCTTGCTTCTAAAAAGCGTGTAAAAAAGCCAGGTTCGAATAATTTCATACCCCTGCGGTCGAAGGCTTGTAGGATAGGTCTTACTAAAGAAATGGTCATCTTCCCAGAATTTTGCGATTTTAAGCGCAGACATTGACGAGTCAATCC from archaeon CG10_big_fil_rev_8_21_14_0_10_43_11 includes:
- a CDS encoding DNA ligase — protein: MKQKTLTNTMDYQELADVYEQLDKTTKNLEKRDIIADFLKRTPKSELANVILFLNGEIFPSVSEEVLGIADKMVLKALSKITGKNENAITNVWKEKGDLGLVAEQVVKKKTQTTLSQEKLTISYVMEILRAIARFEGENSTQKKTGSLAKLLSSAKPKEARYITRTALGDLRIGVGFGIIRDAIVKAFNVEKEHVQHAYDFRSDLSELVLLAKESGNKGLKNVDLKVGKPLRLMLYQKAQGISNGFTRVGAPAAIEYKYDGMRVQCHFKKGEVTLFTRRLDDVTKQFPDLVGALKEHVSCKECILEGEAVAYNSKTKEYVPFQILGKRIKRKHRIDEIAKKIPVVLYVFDMLYLEGKNLLLEPFKKRRAALERIVRKKAWQVELAKQVITGNEDKAQRFYNEALEKHQEGVMMKKLDAQYQPGSRVGFGVKVKPILEPLDLVITGAIWGEGKRGKWLSSYVLSCKKGDVLAEIGKMATGLSEEQFEEVTKRLEPLITKTSGKRVEVQPKLVVEVGYEEIQKSPTYSSGFALRFPRLIRFRDDKEEPDDLERIKRIYQDQKSLSQKQA
- a CDS encoding Glu-tRNA(Gln) amidotransferase GatDE subunit E (allows the formation of correctly charged Gln-tRNA(Gln) through the transamidation of misacylated Glu-tRNA(Gln) in organisms which lack glutaminyl-tRNA synthetase; forms a heterotetramer of GatD2E2) — protein: MIDYKKLGFKCGLELHVQLDTHKLFCDCPSQLRFDTPDYTIMRKLTSVAGEMGEIDVAAKLESAKDKTFIYECYDQNDCLVDIDEEPPHNIDSDALGVALQVAFLLNMKILDEIFVMRKAVVDGSNTAGFQRTALLGEDGHIDTKKGPVRVNMLSLEEDAGRKMDETDNTVTYRLDRIGIPLIELRTEPDIVSAEHAKETA
- the ftsZ gene encoding cell division protein FtsZ, with product MDFIVQNALDKKDIMGIEAGLESQATIKVVGSGGCGNNMVHWLYHKGVSGAEIIAMNTDTQHLDARDADVKILLGKEITSGLGAGGYPDVGANAARESANEIKEGLRGTDMLFICAGLGGGTGTGSAPEIAKIARDMGSIVIGTVTMPFKIERARIEKAEFGLSQLRQVCDTVIVVDNNRLVELAGNLPVEKAFAVANELVSTMIKAIVETIALPSLVNLDFADVKAIMSQGGVAAIGVGESDTERRVEEAVNKALMNPLLDVSYKGADGALIHITGGPDLTLEEVNTAGELITENLDQDANVIWGARITDDMKGKIRVMAIVTGVRSPYILGALDYKKPSIQAEQVSEDLGIRMI
- a CDS encoding nitroreductase, which codes for MELFDALMHRRSTRRFLSYPIEREQIFKLLDAADRAPSAGNLDNWKFILVEDEHMRLELASACHAQFWMAEAPLIIVVLSDIERVKRVYGSRAEFFATQSIAASIQNLLLAAEELDLGACWVGSFDEKWVKRVLAIPDKIDVHALIPVGPKGEKPPEPKRYPLDTKVFFEKYGKTSR
- a CDS encoding Glu-tRNA(Gln) amidotransferase GatDE subunit D; this translates as MYAKKINTLAGKTLSIPQDVRVLCAGKEYEGTIMPSPDEQAKTLVLKLANGYNIGIDFSRIKKIVPQKRSKTTSQKIKASFNKKLPTISIVATGGTIASKVDYQTGAVRALSKPEEFLSINPKLLQLCNLKLVTPFTKLSEDMDFDDYKTLCDAVNKELKTSDAVIVTHGTDTLHYTASALSFAFQGLNKPIAVVGAQRSSDRGSADGVMNLTCAVHYCLSDVAEVAVVMHATTNDDYCFAIRGTHARKLHTERRDAFRSVNELPLAKIWPNGNMELLSEVYKKRDKKRAVTFSNKFSKDVALIKVHPNSNPKMIDFLVKDGVKGFVIEGTGFGHVPINATPSWEPHLRAAAKKGVFFVQTSQCVYGRTSLLVYSNGRVLRDIGFMNGYDMLSETAFIKLAWVLGQTKDAKKVRELMQTNMAREFGTRSLVDTFLY